One genomic segment of Ipomoea triloba cultivar NCNSP0323 chromosome 9, ASM357664v1 includes these proteins:
- the LOC116029963 gene encoding dynamin-related protein 1A yields MENLISLVNRLQRACTALGDHGEDSALPTLWDALPSIAVVGGQSSGKSSVLESIVGKDFLPRGSGIVTRRPLVLQLHRLDEGREYAEFGHLPRKRFTDFGAVRKEIADETDRETGRSKAISSVPIYLSIYSPNVVNLTLIDLPGLTKVAVEGQQESIVQDIENMVRSYIEKPNCIILAISPANQDLATSDAIKVSREVDPKGDRTFGVLTKIDLMDKGTDAVDILEGKAYKLQFPWIGVVNRSQQDINKNVDMIAARRREREYFSSTPEYKHLAHRMGSEHLGKVLSKHLESVIKSRIPGLQSLISKTIIELETELSRLGKPIATDAGGKLYMIMEICRIFDGIFKEHLDGVRSGGDKVYNVFDNQLPAALKRLQFDKQLSMDNVRKLITEADGYQPHLIAPEQGYRRLIESSVVSIKGPAEASVDAVHGILKDLVHKSINETMELKQYPSLRVEVSNAAVESLERMRDESKKATLQLVEMECSYLTVDFFRKLPQDVEKGGNPTHSIFDRYNDSYLRRIGSNVLSYVNMVCASLRNSIPKSIVYCQVREAKRSLLDHFFTDLGKKEAKQLGKLLDEDPAVMQRRISLGKRLELYRAAQAEIDSVAWSK; encoded by the exons ATGGAGAACCTGATTTCGTTAGTGAACAGGTTGCAGAGAGCTTGCACTGCGCTTGGTGATCATGGCGAAGATAGTGCCTTGCCTACTCTCTGGGACGCCTTACCTTCTATCGCCGTCGTTGGTGGCCAG AGTTCTGGGAAGTCTTCCGTGCTTGAAAGCATTGTTGGGAAGGACTTTTTGCCTCGTGGATCTG GTATCGTGACCCGTCGTCCGCTTGTCCTACAGCTTCATCGCTTAGATGAAGGTCGAGAATATGCAGAATTTGGGCACCTTCCAAGGAAAAGATTTACTGACTTTG GTGCTGTAAGAAAGGAGATTGCTGATGAAACTGATCGAGAGACGGGCCGTTCTAAAGCTATCTCAAGTGTTCCAATCTATCTCAGTATATATTCTCCTAATG TTGTGAACTTGACATTGATTGATCTTCCTGGACTTACTAAAGTAGCTGTTG AGGGCCAGCAAGAAAGCATTGTGCAGGACATTGAAAATATGGTTCGTTCTTATATTGAGAAG CCAAATTGTATCATTTTGGCAATTTCTCCGGCCAATCAAGATCTTGCTACATCAGACGCAATCAAGGTTTCTCGTGAAGTAGACCCAAAAG GGGACAGGACATTTGGAGTTCTCACCAAGATTGATCTTATGGACAAGGGTACTGATGCAGTTGAT ATCTTGGAAGGAAAAGCATACAAGCTACAGTTTCCGTGGATTGGTGTTGTCAATCGTTCCCAACAGGATATAAACAAGAATGTTGACATGATTGCAGCTAGGCGTAGAGAGCGAGAATATTTTTCTAGTACACCTGAGTACAAGCATCTTGCTCACAGGATGGGCTCAGAACATCTTGGCAAAGTTCTATCAAAA CATCTGGAGTCTGTCATCAAGTCTCGGATCCCTGGTCTTCAGTCTCTTATCAGCAAAACTATCATTGAGCTAGAAACTGAGTTAAGCCGTCTTGGAAAGCCCATTGCCACTGATGCCGGA GGAAAGTTATACATGATCATGGAAATTTGTCGCATTTTTGATGGAATTTTCAAAGAACATCTTGATGGAGT CCGGTCAGGTGGTGATAAAGTTTATAATGTCTTTGATAATCAACTCCCTGCTGCGTTAAAAAGACTGCAATTTGACAAGCAACTCTCAATGGACAATGTGCGTAAACTTATAACTGAAGCTGATGGATATCAACCCCATTTGATAGCTCCTGAACAAGGATATCGTAGACTCATTGAATCTTCGGTGGTTTCTATTAAGGGTCCAGCTGAGGCTTCTGTTGATGCA GTTCATGGTATACTGAAGGATCTGGTTCACAAGTCAATAAATGAAACTATG GAGTTGAAGCAGTACCCTTCTCTTAGAGTGGAGGTCAGCAATGCAGCTGTTGAATCATTAGAAAGAATGAGGGATGAAAGCAAGAAAGCAACTCTACAGCTTGTTGAAATGGAGTGCAGTTACCTGACTGTAGATTTCTTCCGAAAGCTTCCTCAAGATGTTGAGAAGGGTGGAAATCCAACCCATTCAATTTTTGATAGATACAACGATTCCTATCTCCGGAGAATTG GATCAAATGTTTTGTCTTATGTCAATATGGTTTGTGCAAGTTTGAGGAATTCCATTCCGAAGTCTATTGTTTATTGTCAAGTACGAGAGGCCAAACGCAGTTTGCTTGATCATTTCTTCACTGACTTAGGCAAAAAGGAG GCTAAACAACTAGGTAAACTTTTGGATGAGGATCCAGCAGTTATGCAGAGACGTATCTCTTTGGGAAAGAGATTGGAGCTGTACAGAGCTGCTCAAGCAGAGATTGATTCCGTCGCATGGTCAAAATAA